The genomic stretch CAACAAAGGACTGATACAAACAGGAGTTTTCCTAAGATTTTTAACAACATTAACCTGGTCCACGTTTCTCCTGATGTTTAGAACTTAGCAGAACATTGCCGAACACTTTTTCTATAAATTTCAACtcagaagataaaaaaaatataaaaatcgaTCTGCTTTGAAGCCCCTCAGTGAAcaagtttatgctccatagagaggGCCCCCCACAGGGGGGCGATCATGATTAGGTCCAGACCAGTAggtggagaaaatgactgatgtgAACCATTAAATTAATGATGAATGAAATTGTgattcatgtaaaaaaaaaaaaaacattaccacTGTGGTAATCactttggtaaaaaaaaaaaaaaagtgagacaAAGTATAATTTAAGGTCAGTTTGACTGAAGGTGAACTCTATCCAGCCCTGTCCCAgttttgttcctgccttgtgcctagtgattctgtgtgagcTCCTTACCCACTACCTCCCAAAACAGAATAtgcatgagtgaatgaatgaaatataaccACACAACTTCACAGGCCTCAGAGGCAAGAGCCAAAGGAAGACCATACGACCAAGCTGTGTACCTTCTGTAAGAACAGAATCTCAGTCTATGACAACCATGGGCTCATGAGCTGCTGAATGATCTggctttgttctctctctctctctctctctctctctctctctctctctcctctgtaaATGAAAGTAAACCTGTGGTAAACACGTGCTGAAGATGCTCCATGATTTTGCTTGAATCTACATCtccaaaatttaccacaccgtAAAAGAACTGCTGAATCAAGCCTGAAATCCTGCTAAATTTAGTTGGAATGAGATTTAGATTGTGTTGGGACCCCCCCACCCCGTGGTTTAGGGGCCCTCACAGACCTGAGTGGGGTCCATTGTGTTATGGTGTACATAGCTGTAACTAAGCGGTTATCAGATGAATTTGGATGTACGTtgtgtttcagattattttgaTGTAGGAGGCAGGTACATATCCTTCGCTACCATCTGACCTCTTCACTCGAACCCAGCCGTCTCCCTGATCCTCCTGCATCAAACTCAGCTTCTCTCCGGTCTTCATACCCACCGCCCCCTCGCTGGATCCTGAAATACAGTCAAAatactcattacatctctctctAATATCTCCCCAGTTCAGCCACTGCCAATCCCGCATCAGCGAGGGGTCCCCTTATCACACACTGCAGCCCTGAGCCTGGGAGAACAGCTGTAGCTtgatgtgtaagtgtgtgttgttctggtacAAGTAGATCAGATACAtcgtcatcctctagtccttcatcagtgacacaggatgttgttggctggatgtttttggttctcagtacagacactgaggggtttaaaaactccagcagcactgctgtgtctgatccactcgcaccagcacaacacacactaacacaccaccaccacgtcagtgtcactgaagcgctgagaatgatccaccaccacatcacacctgctctgtgggggtcctaagCGTTTAACTACAGAGTGCGCCAGagtggtgagtggagctgagagagtggacagtgagtgcaggtACAGGGTcggttcctaatccagtgatggtTCAATGTAAGGAACAGCGATGTGAAGTAGTTACACTGTGATGTTCGTCTGTAAATCTGTGGGTTCAGTGCGGCTTGTTAACATTCACTAAGTCTGGCCTTACGCTCCTCTCATGACCAATTTTACCCTGAGGATGGCCAGCGCCCCCTGTGGGAGGTCTCTGGTAGTGACAGAGTATCTGTGGCTTAGACTAGCTCTCTGAAACCAATCTGTTTCAGCATTAAGCAATTTATCACAAGGTCATCACTAATCACAGTGTTTTAAGAGAATACTAGCATTCAATTTTAAAGCTTACACACACCGGGCTCACTGatgaaacacacactcctctgtgTGATTCCTCTGGGTTTCTCTGTATGTATAAAGCTGGGATGGTCAAAGTCATTTGAACTCACCGTCAAAGTCATACAGCGCCAAGCACTGACCAATAGGagcgtcatcatcatcatcaaaatcTTCATCAAAGTCATGTTCATATATGTGCTCTGGGGGCTGAGAGGGGCTGGGCCTGGACTCTTTTACTGACAAACacctgcacatacacacacaactgtcATATTCATACAGTTTACAGATTAACATTGTGGCAACCAAGTAATGAGTGTGTATTATTGTTTGCAGAAGCTGGAAGGCCGTAACtgttctgcacacacacacacacacgtaaactctgtctctcttactTACTTTGGCTGGTTGTTGCTGGGTGCACCAACTCCTCCAACCTCACTCAGCCAtgcctgcaaaacacacacacacacacactttattttcaTGTTCAATATAAGGCACTGATGCCCTCTACTGGTAGGAGTTAGGGTTAGTGTTTTATATAACatgatacagacaatgaacgaatgaacattaggggtttatatataaacgtgtgtgtgtgtgtgtgtgtgtgtgtgtgtgtagataccTCATATCTCTGGAGTTCCCCTTTCAGTTTGCAGATGTTGTGGGAGGTCTGGTTGATCTGGGGCTCCAGACTAGAGGGGTCTCCCAGCTGAGAGTTCTGCTCATACACACCCTTCATCTTACTGAGGgcttcactagagagagagagagagagagagagagagaaaacagacataATCAGAGTtctgtggagtgaaggagaatGAAATAAAGAGCCACTTCTGTTTCACTAAAGAACCAAAGAGAGTGCTGAATGAATGACGCTGGTGTTACCTCTTCTCCACTTCTTTCTGAATCTCTTTTCTGATCTCGCTGATCTTCTCCTGCAGACGGTTCTTCCTTTGCTCTGGAGGCAGGTGAGAGTAGTCCTCCACTGGAgggggctacacacacacacacaaacacacacacagagggtaaTTACTAAACTCAATCCCAAATAAACGGAGACAGTATGTGAAGCGCTAGTCGAGACTGAAAGCAGGGATTTCCAAATCTGCTGTGATCAGTATTTAAATAATCTATAATATTTAACTCCATCATCTTCATTCTTGTGCATAGTTATTGACTTATTCAGAAATTAATGCCTGCAACATTCAAAAACATTGGACAGGGTCTGTATTAGACTAGGAATgctacaaaacataaaaaacaaaaaaatattgtaaactaaaaaaatgcattaattgTTTAGGTATCAAAGAGACATCCAGGAAAATCTAGTTCTATAACACTTTGCAAATAAGTGCATCAGTGAATAATCTGGTTAAAGAACAATGTTCCTCAATGAAGAATTGCAATGAATTTCAGCTATTAGCTCTCTACAATAAATAACATCATCCAAATATTTAGGTAATGCACTAAAAGTTCTGTATGTAATGGGTAAGGCTGAAAGTCCCAGCTGACCTTCTAGCCCTCAGACACACCTGCATTAGAAACCAGCTCATTTTTCTGTAATCTATATCCCAACTGTGCTCTGGAATACTTCTACAATCCATTGTCAGTTTTCAGGTTTTGTTGGAACCTCTTTGGTATAAAGTTGTTGCCAGTTTCTCTGGACTGAGCTCATCGGAAATTGACGTGGATATTGTTCTGAAGTGttacattttcatattattCAAGGAGACAATTGGCATCATGTTCTCCAGGTGAAAGAAAAGGAGACACATCCTGTCTGTCACCAGTGCAAAGCTAGTTtatggatgataacctcaaataatacggactccaccaggagagatttggacaaagttaaaccaacaaccaacacattcacacacacacagtatcatACTGGATTAATGtgattgggtttattctaatgttatttgttataattagtttgtttgttttgagcaAATAAACACCTAATGCTCAGataaaaagctttttaaatAATCTCTGGGGTCTAAatcatttgcacagtactgtgtatttGCTAAATTAAAATAAGTCAACACCTAACTTAAACAATGTGTCTACTTTATCTATTTAGTACAAGATAAACAGATGGAGAATAACTTTATTACAATCTTATTTAACATATTCTCTACttatttatgcatttgttttttgttttttttttgctttttttttagaGACAAGAAGAGAAAGGATCACCGTACCATGTTCTTCTCTGCAGCGGGAACCTGTGAGGAAAGATACAGTGGACACAAAGATAAATGacaccacacacaacaacacacagtaaacattcaCTGCTTCATTCAGGCTTCATTCTAGAAATCCAGTTTTATTTCCAGCAGTGTAAATGCCTCTAGACGTCTCCGGCCTGGTTCAATGACAGATATCCAACTTTAAGTGTCTAGTTAATATTCTACAATATTCTAGTTGTACAAGTCAATTTACTAGAAATCTTCAAGTTCAAATTCTAAAGTTTTGCTGAAATTCTTCAAGGTCCATGTAACTGTAATAAATGAAATCCCTTTCAGatgtagtatttttaaaataaattgtttaCTGTGAAACACTGGGGTGTATTTATTCCACAAAATTGAAACCAGTATTTTCAGTTGGTTATGTacagtgtgaagtgtgtgtaaatagcagacggtgtgtacagtgtggagtgtgtatacAGTTGACTAACCTTGTTCTTTTTGAATAAATGTTTGATGCGCCCCTTTGTCGCATGGTTGTGTGTGGTTTCTAGACCAGCTGGTTTAATTCCTTGGCTGTAATCTTCAAACTCCACAtcagcagggggcgctagaCCAGACTTGTTTTGTTCAATCAGGATCAGAGAgtcctaaacacacacaatgttttcattttatagTTTTGAACCTCTAGacaatatttatgtataaaccctaactctaagccctaccagcagagggcagcaaCACCTCATATTTAATAATGATCAACCTAAAacgttctgtgtgtgtgtgtgtgtgtgtgtgtgtgtgtgtgtgtgtgtgtgtacctgcttCTCTTTGGTCTTGCAGCTGGCCGTAGTGATCTTGTCCAGACAACTGCCGATGGACGGCAGGATCTTTCTCTCCGTTTCGGCGAAGAGTCGGTACCCTTCGGCCAGTTTCTTTATCCTACTCTCATCCACATCCTGCAGCTTCTGTCACTCAACAGCAGGGGGCACAACCTAAGCTTTATTACTCAGCTTTTAACCACTCACATTTACCCAGAATCCCAAAGGCTCTATAGCAGTAAGACTATATTAACTGCTAAAGAGAAACTTTAATGCAATGCAATGCAATGCTTGTCATAGTAATGACAAAGAAATTGGTTGTCATAGTAATAATGCAGCTATTGCTTTGTATAGTAATGATAAAGGAATTGGTTGTCACAGTAAAAATGCAGACATTGTTTGACATAGCGTTAtgtccgaaatggctccctGTTTAACTTTTAGGGCACTACTGAGTGAGTCATACATTTTTCTCAAAGAACTAAGTTGAATTCAAGCATGATTTTTAGGACACAATGCACCTGGAATTTATAATAAACATCTGAACTTACTACATGAGCCATATGTGAACCAGGATGCACTGGGTGTCTTTGTTACTAAGCAACCAACAGTGGAAGTGTCTAAATTCACTTGTTTTAGTGAACTCAATAGTGCTCCACTATAGTAGCTCACTACTGATGAGGGAGTAGGGAGACATTTCATTCACAGCCACGGTCAAAATGAAGACATTGTTTGTCAAAGAAATTACATGTCGTAGTAATAACGCAGAAATGGTCAGATTAATGATGCAGGCTCTGACTAACAAATCAGACAGTGGTTGTCATAGTAATGATGCAGGCCTGAGTACTCTAAGGCCTAAGGGCAGAAGGCAGGAATTGCCATAAATGAAGAAATAACTAATGCTATAAGATCTTACTGGCCAAAATGTGTCTCATGTACAGGTCAGATTTAAATCTGAAAATCCAGTTTCATGTGGGTTTTCACTGTTCAGACTGCAGATCAAATCAGATTAGAGCCACTGGACTGGAGCTGGAGAGACTTTAGAGTGGAGCTGtgaagctaatgtagctaatgtGCAAGGTGCGTTTCTGAATCTTCACAGAATCGTCTCAAACAGTGTGGAGTTAGTCAGTCACCTCcagtttaattatttaatctCAAATTTTATGAAATTTAATGAATTCTGTGGTTTCACAGACTGTATCACACTGTAATCATGCTATGTTAGCATATGCTCTCATTAGCTTTGTAGCTCTAGTGTAAAGCTAAAGAAATCTGAAGGGGACTCTCAGATTGACCACTGTTACAGTTAAAGAGGGAGAACCTGGGGTAATTTAAGAAAGTAAAACAAGGTTCTGTGTACTTTTCTTTGTTCAGAGAAATGTTTTAAGAAGTGAAAGATACCAGGAAAGAAAAAGGAAGTACTAAACTATTTCTGTGAATATTCTTCCAAAATAGGGTATTTATcgggagtgtgttcctcttcactgcagaAAAATCTCTACTCCTGTGGAATCTCTTTAAATAAtggaattaattaaataaatattggatgaaaatttataattttataaaagatTTAAATTCAGtatatttaattgttatttaagaGAATATCTATGATTCTTGGGAAACACAGTTATCTCTGgtatgtttacattcagaagctctgtattttttttatttaatatagttTTATGGCAGTGACTGGGAGAAAACAGCTTTATTCACTAACTATAGAGGTGTCTACATTGTTCTAGACATAAAGAGTGTGTCAGAACTGAAAGTGTGAaggtgtttgcgtgtgtgtcaGAGCGAGGACAGGTACAGTGGAGTCAGACCGGATGCTGGTGATGAAGAATGTGAAGAATGTGAGGAACTCTGGGGTGGGAACCTTACTGTAATGGCTTTGAACTGTACTCACGTTGAGTATCATAGGGATCTCTCTGTGGTAGTAGTTGTTCTGTTCTTTGTTGTATTTCTGGAGCTGAGCGGCGTATTCATTCTTGCACTCGTCTGCTGTGTGGATACGAATTTGGGCAGCAGCCCTGGCCTGgattacacacaaaaaatgcTTGCTTATTTAATCATTCACTTAttcttttattaattcattcattcattgtctgtaacctttatccagttcggtccggagcttacccggaatcactgggcacaaggtgggaacacaccctggagggggcaccagtccttcacagggcgacacacacaatTTGTTTAATATCACCAGTGgttaaaataattgtgattaaCCATTATTAGCTAAGGTCCgaaccactgcttcttttcaacaGAAAAGTGAGCGAGGCTGGTTGTGTTTCACCAGAGAtccaacctttttttttttgtaaacatagCACCATTCTAATAGTGTTAATTCAGTCCCTACAACTAGAAACAAAGCAAACTATGttgataataattataaattattatttctatGTTTTTCTATAAAGCACAGCTCAGGGGAGATAAAGTATCAAACTGTTTTGTCGTCCTTTAATGAagcagtttatgctccacagagtgggccAGCCACATGAGGGCGGTCGTGTTTAATTATGGTTGAGACACATCCAAGCCACTAGGGGTCCAAGTAATGGCTGTTTCACTGGATGAAAAAGAATTATCAGTGGAAGAAATGACTGACACAACATAcatttatgtgtatgtgtgtgtgtgtgtgtgtgtgtgtgtgtgtaccttatCTACGTCCACTTTAGTGGATGTGGGATCCTGGTCCACTCTCTCCATTTGCTGATTGGATTTCTCTGCTTCTTTCCACTCCTTTTCAAAACGCTTCTTAGTCTAAAGTCAACAAAAAACAATGACAATGATCCACCTGCTTGGGGGGTcttggtggggtggggggggggggtggggggggttgaTCCTGACCATTGCAAAAGAGGGTGAAAGGTGGCTACAGAGTATTCAGAGAACTGCAgcgtgctcctgtgtggtcagtcaGTGGAGCTACTAGGTGAGGGGAGAAACCAGGAGGTGTCTTTAAGCTTATGGCTGATGTGTGTATGTTGAGGAGACGTCTAGAGCATGGAGAGTTATTCTCTGTAGAGGTGAATCACACTTCACTCTGGGAGGTTACTGTGGGTGAGGTGGGGGCTCCTGACAACAGAACAGTGATGGGGAGGGGGGAtagtcattttaattttacaccTATCCCACCTTTTCAGTGTTATCTTGCCCCCATTGAGGGAAacctccagttccaccttaaatgttgtagCCCCAGGCTCTAAAATATAAATGCTTCACCTTTGAAGGTGGAAATGGAAATTCAGATACATCTGTGGCTATTTTTTTGGTCGCTTGATTCAGAAGGCATCATAACCCTCTGTTGGAAGTGTGTCTCTGAAAAATCTTAGTTTCAAGGGTTATACAGCCCTCCCCCTCGGCCCCACCCCTTTTTCTCAACATGAATTGAGTAACCCCAACCCTAAGCAAAATGGGGAGGGGGACAGGGGTGTCTAAGGGTGAAATGAGATTCATCCCTTGTGTTTCACTCATTTCATTTGTTCCTCTGTACAAAGTGAGGTTTCTGTAGAGGAGGTGttccttaatttatttttttcatttaaaacatgaCCTTCATTTACCACCAGCCATGCCAATTATTCAAAGTATGTACCATCTCCAGTTGTTTGAAGCTGTTCTCAAGGTTTTGCTGAGCTTTCTTAACTTCAGCCAGGAgctgaaacagagaaagaacaaAATGTTCAATGTCTTTTctgatttataaataataacagtaatgaaAGTAATTTAATAATTCCAAATTTTGGAAATATGGGCCAATAGTGTTCAtcaactcaacacgctcggaggagaacactaacctctgttcttcagacgcaacacgctcagaggagaacactaacctctgttcttcagacgcaacacgctcagaggagaacactaacctctgttcattagactcaacacgctcggaggagaacactaacctcaattcatcagactcaacacgcttggaggagaacactaacctctgttcatcagatgcaacacgctcggaggagaacactaacctctattcatcagactcaacacgctcggaggagaacactaacctctgttcatcagatgcAACAccctcggaggagaacactaacctctgttcatcagactcaacacgctcggaggagaacactgacctcaattcatcagactcaacatgctcggaggagaacactaacctctgttcatcagatgcaacacgctcggaggagaacactaacctctgttcatcagactcaacacgctcggaggagaacactaacctcaattcatcagactcaacacgcttggaggagaacactaacctctgttcatcagatgcaacacgctcggaggagaacactaacctctgttcatcagactcaacacgctcggaggagaacactaacctctgttcatcagactcaacatgctcggaggagaacactaacctctgttcatcagactcaacacgctcggaggagaacactaacttccgtacttcagactcaacacgctcggaggagaacactaacctctgttcatcagactcaacacgctcggaagaAAACACTAACTTCCGTACTTCAGAcgcaacacgctcggaggagaacactaacccctattcatcagactcaacacgctcggaggagaacaataacctctgttcttcagacgcaacacgcttggaggacaacactaacctctgttcatcagacgcaacacgctcggaggagaacactaacctcaattcatcagactcaacacgctcggaggagaacacacctcaattcatcagactcaacacgctcggaggagaacactaacctctgttcatcagactcaacacgctcggaggagaacactaacctcaattcatcagactcaacatgctcggaggagaacactaacctctgttcatcagatgcaacacgctcggaggagaacactaacctctattcatcagactcaacacgctcggaggagaacacacctcaattcatcagactcaacacgctcggaggagaacactaacctctgttcatcagactcaacacgctcggaggagaacactaacctcaattcatcagactcaacatgctcggaggagaacactaacctctgttcatcagatgcaacacgctcggaggagaacactaacctctgttcatcagactcaacacgctcggaggagaacactaacctcaattcatcagactcaacacgcttggaggagaacactaacctctgttcatcagatgcaacacgctcggaggagaacactaacctctggtcattagactcaacacactcggaggagaacactaacctctgttcatcagactcaacacgctcggaggagaacactaacctctgttcttcagactcaacacgctcggaggagaacactaacctctgttcaccaGACTCAACACGCACGGAGGAGAACAATAACTTCCGTACTTCAGACTCAAcatgtttggaggagaacactaacctctgttcatcagactcaacacgctcggaagagaacactaacttccGTACTTCAGAcgcaacacgctcggaggagaacactaacccctattcatcagactcaacacgctcggaggagaacaataacctctgttcttcagacgcaacacgcttggaggacaacactaacctctgttcatcagactcaacacgctcggaggagaacactaacctcaattcatcagactcaacatgctcggaggagaacactaacctctgttcatcagatgcaacacgctcggaggagaacactaacctctgttcatcagactcaacacgctcggaggag from Hoplias malabaricus isolate fHopMal1 chromosome 2, fHopMal1.hap1, whole genome shotgun sequence encodes the following:
- the trip10b gene encoding thyroid hormone receptor interactor 10b, which produces MDWGTALWDQHDVIEKHTQSGLELVERYIKFVKERTEIEQTYAKQLRGLCKKYSRRGSKEDQETKFTNQQAFQEVVNELNDYATHREQLAENMSVQICVELTKNLHDLKLERKSLLAEVKKAQQNLENSFKQLEMTKKRFEKEWKEAEKSNQQMERVDQDPTSTKVDVDKARAAAQIRIHTADECKNEYAAQLQKYNKEQNNYYHREIPMILNKLQDVDESRIKKLAEGYRLFAETERKILPSIGSCLDKITTASCKTKEKQDSLILIEQNKSGLAPPADVEFEDYSQGIKPAGLETTHNHATKGRIKHLFKKNKVPAAEKNMPPPVEDYSHLPPEQRKNRLQEKISEIRKEIQKEVEKSEALSKMKGVYEQNSQLGDPSSLEPQINQTSHNICKLKGELQRYEAWLSEVGGVGAPSNNQPKCLSVKESRPSPSQPPEHIYEHDFDEDFDDDDDAPIGQCLALYDFDGSSEGAVGMKTGEKLSLMQEDQGDGWVRVKRSDGSEGYVPASYIKII